The following nucleotide sequence is from Fusarium graminearum PH-1 chromosome 1, whole genome shotgun sequence.
CCATCGAAAGAGGCTAGCTGGGTATCCAGGCTGCTAGTGCTTgacttgttgagatgtgAAACTCGACCACCTTGTGGTTGTGATATATATATGTAGCTTTTATCCAGTGTCATACTGCTCCGAGGAAATGTCGCCCACCATACGTTGTTTGTTAGCTCTCTCATCGTTGATCAATCCAATTCGATTTACATTATAGCGCTCCATCGATGTTTCATCATGAATCATTGCTCCGCAAGGCTCAGCTCGAGCCGCTTGCAAGTCTGCAGGTTCATAGCTAATTTAACTTGGCGGGAGTCCGAGGACCGTCAATCCTCCGAGATGGTCTGGAATATGGGGAAGCTGGGAGCCGACAATTGGTTGCTCAGCGATCTGCATAGCAACTGGGGGGCATATTGGTATGCTATTTTCGCCGCCAGCGTGTTTCCGaagggctgggctgggctggcGCCCGCTGGGTCCTTGTCCCACGTACCTACATTAATGTCACTAGGCCTTGATAGGCATTGTGAGCTTATTTAGTTGAGAATGGAATTGTCTTAAAAAGGGAGAGGGGAGACCATACTTTATTAATCTCTAGACGCGCGTACCAAAGCTTTTGTTTTACTTTATTTGGCTTTACAACCTCTCGctccttgtcttttgtccttctttcaCGTCAGTAATCCATCAACTACCGAATAATCACCATGAAGCTGTCTGTTTTCACCTCCGTTCTTCtcgctggccttgttgccGCTCAGCAGGAGAAGCTCCCCAAGTGTGCTGTATGTCGCATTCTCTCTACGATCTGTCGATGACAGCTACATTGGATATCGCCACGCGAGAAGTCATGCTAATCTGTCGTTTTATCCTTTAGCAACCCTGTGTTGATCAGTACACCACTGGCGGCGGCGTCGCTGGATGTGGCCAGCTCGACATCAAGTGTATctgcagcaacaagaactTCCTCTCCGGAATCGCCTGCTGTCTCGAGAAGGAGTGCGATGCTCAGGGCAAGGAGACCGCTGTTAAGTACGCCAAGCAGATTTGCGCAACTGCCGGTGTGACCGATCTCCCCGACGATGTGACGTGCGACAAGAgcgctgcttcttctggcaCCGCTTCTGGCACCGCAACTGGTGCCACCACCCCTACCTCGAGCgacagcaccaacaccgccTCTGCCACCGGCGGCTCCTCTACTGTTGAGCCCAACGCTGGTGCGCGCGAGGGCGCCGCTGGTTTCATTGGTGTTGGAATGGCTATGCTGCTTGCCCTATAAATGATATTGGGAACTGGTTTGAGCTGAGCGTTTACCTCTTGTCAAGAGGAGGGATGTAATGACAGTGGGCTATCAGCAAAGTCCACTGGCCGTTTTCTGTTCTTTTCTATGCAAAGAGTTGAGTTATGGAGTTTGAAATCATGTACTACTTACTACTACTGTACGATCGTCGCAAAGCTGTCATTATTGGCACTGGCAATAATACAACTTGGTACCCTTTGCTTGAAACTTGGTCTGTTAGAGCAACCTAGCTATCATCCGTTGGCTATCGATTTACTTTCTTCTATAGAAATGTGTTTGTGTCGTGTCTTGATTGCATCGAATCGGCTGACTTGAAGCGTTACACTAGAATCACCATTGCAGGTTTATTGAAATCCCTGTTGATTGTTGAaccttgacaaagaacagACCAACGGGTTTTCGTATACAATCCATCCATTGACGATGAATACTCCCTTGTTGATAAAGCGGGTtccgatgaagatggatgCTCTTTGATGAACGAAAGACACCCCAACCAATTACCCCACCAACAACGTCACTGGACAACGGTGAGCAGTGAGAACAACCCCACCATGCAAGAGCTCTCTTGAAGAATGGTCCAAATCTCTCTCCACCATCATACGTGAATCTTTTAAATTCTTGTTGACCGCGCATACCTCGAAAATGGCTCCCAAGACAATCATTGCTCCCTCTATCCTATCGGCTGACTTTGCTCAGCTTGGCCATGACTGTGCCCGCACCATGAAGCAGGGCGCGGACTGGCTCCATGTCGACATTATGTACGTTACAACTCGACAATGAAGCAATTGCCATCATACTGACTTGACAGGGACGGTCACTTTGTCCCCAACATCACCTTCGGTCCTCCCGTAGTTGCTGCTATCCGAGGCCACGTCGATCAGCCCACCGAGGCCCACGGCCGGGGCACCTTTGATTGTCATATGATGATTGCAGAGGTAGGCATTGCTTTGCGAATGCGAACATGGGAAATGCCGAGAAGCTTACGACGGTGATATAGCCCAAGAAATGGGtcaaggagttcaagaaggctggctGCAACCTTTACTGCTTCCACTATGAGGCTGCCTTCTCCAGCGCTGCCGAGAATCCCGAGGACCAGACCGACGAAAAGACCAACCCCAAGGCACTTATTCGATATATCCACGACCAAGGCTTGTTGGCTGGTATTGCTATCAAGCCCGATACTTCCGTCGATGTGCTATGGGAGATCCTGGAGAACagtgaagagaaggagagacCTGATGTGAGTCTAGCTCGCATATCCACCTAGCACATCATGCTGATCTATAACTAGATGGTTCTCGTCATGACCGTATACCCCGGCTTTGGTGGTCAAAAGTTTATGGCTTCCGAGTTGCCCAAGGTCCAAGCCCTGCGCGCGAAGTACCCCGAGCTCAACATCGAAGTTGATGGTGGTATCGGACCCAAGACAATCGACGAGGCTGCTGATGCCGGTGCCAATGTCATTGTTGCAGGAAGTGCTGTGTTTGGAGCCAACGATCCTTCCGAAGTTATCGCGCAGTTGCGCCAGTCGGTTGATGCTCGAAGTGCAAAGTAAGTTTGTGCTATATATTGAGAGAGTACTAGGTATAGATAGTAGCAACgatatgatgagagatgATTAAACATGTGAAAAGTTGGCTTTTGGATGGGATTATGAAGATAGGTCCCTGTATGCGTTTTGGTAGAGTTCCTGACTTTTTGTTCCAGTGCTTCTACTCGTCCCATGTCGTTGCTTTAAgttgtggtgatgttgtagcGATGTAATGAGTACGAACTTTGTCACGTATCGGCGGCTGGCGATCCAATCCaaattcaattcatcattCATGAAACTATCCGTACGCATTTAAATTACAATCTTGAATTGTTAGTCGACCGAAACCCCATCGTCGCCTGCTTGCATTGGTACATTGAGCATGTACAAGTTTTGCTACTCTGCTGCGTTCATTCATTGATCAGACGAGGTCCACTATGGccccatcatcatggctcatGGGAGCTCTTGCTAGCGTCCGTAGCTGTTCCATGACGAGGAATTGGTTAAGGAACAGCAGGATAAGATGCAATTGGGACACGATGCGAGAAAATTCAGTAGCAGAAGGACAAACAATACATAAATTAAAAACAGCATAGTTGAATAAACTTGTGGCAGTAGGTCTTTAGACCGTCTATCTGCAGGGTACATGACATGGTGGTTCTCAAGTCGAGGATGGGTCGATTTTCGGAACCAAAAATTTCAAAAGATTGGCGACGTCAGCCCATTATTTCCATGCGACCAACCATACACTTTTCTCAAATCCCAAATTTATTTCTAACGACAaccctttctcttttctcctcgcACATCCTTTTAGATCCAATTCCATTGCGCGATCCATAATGAAGAGAAAAGCGGGAGCTGCtgcctccaaggccaacaagaaaaagtcaaagcctTGTGAGCACAGCCAATTGCTCCAGCAAAAGCTTCCACTAACAAATTGTCTTAGCCCTCAGCGCCGAAGAAGCACAAAAGCGATTCCGCGCCGGCCTGTTTGATAAGAAGGTCCTCAAGTCCTACACGAAACAGTATGCTCAATCGGAACCTTACAAGCACGCCGTCATCCACGGCCTCGTCGACGATTCCCTCCTCCGATCAGTGCGCACTGAGATCGAGGCCAACGTCGAGTTCACACCCAAGGAGACCGATATCTACAAAATCCACCAGTCTGGAGaccttgccaacctcgacGGTCTAGACGATGAGTCGTTGGCCAAGCTTCCATCACTCCTCAAGCTTCGCGACGCTATTTACTCCGAGGATTTCCGCAACTATGTCTCCCACGTCACCGATTGCGGTCCATTGAGTGGTCGCAAGACAGATATGGCCATTAATATCTATACTCCTGGCTGTTATCTGCTTTGCCACGACGATGTAATTGGCAGCCGTCGCGTCAGTTATATCCTCTATTTGGTCGATCCCGATACGCCTTGGAAGCCCGAATGGGGTGGCGCGCTGCGTCTGTTCCCTGTTCAAGAGCTTAAGGATAAGGAGGGTGAGGTCGCAAAGACTCCCCTACCCGACGCCACAAAGGTTATCCCACCCGCTTGGAACCAGCTGAGCTTTTTCGCTGTCCAGCCTGGTGAGAGTTTCCACGATGTAGAGGAGGTCTACCGtgccgagactgagaagcagctcaagaaggagggcgGTCGCATTCGTATGGCTATCAGTGGATGGTTCCATATTCCCCAGgtcggagaagatggctaTATcaagggcgaggaggagagaaACGCCAAAAATAGCGGCTTAATGCAGCTTCAGGGCAACCCTGCCCAGTACGACAtgcctcagcctcaagttATGAAAGTTGACAAGTCGGAAGCTAGCAGTGGCTTCGATGAAGCCGATCTTGAGTTCCTGCTCAAGTATATGGCTCCCGCATACCTGGTCCCAGATGCTCTGGAAGAGATCTCAGAAACCTTCAACGAGATGTTTGAGATCACTCTTCCGGACATCCTGGGCAAGAAGTTTGCTCAGCGTCTCAGGGACCatgttgaggctgaggagaaaaAGCCCGTGCCGCAGGACACTGCCACAGTAGAAAAGGACTCTTCATGGCGCGTGGCCAAGCCTCCCCACAAGGCTCGATACATGTACCAGCAGCCCGATAAAGTCCGTACTGCTAAGGAAGAATCGCCTATTactgagcttctcgacgtTTTCCTGCCAAGTCGCCAATTCCGCCAGTGGCTTCAGATggccaccaagaccaccgtTGAGAGTGCAGACCTTCTTGCTCGTCGTTTCCGCCGTGGCCTAGACTATACCCTTGCAACTGGCCATGAGGGCAAGGCCCGCGTTGAAATCAACCTTGGTTTCACACCTACGTCTGGCTGgggtgaggatgaggaagaggagtcCCAGGACGAACAGAATGACGAGGACGCCAAGGGTAAGGGCAAGAATaagaacaagggcaagggtaaagtcaaggccatcgagaagaagaataagaacgaggaagaggttccTGAAGTCGGCGGACAAGAAATCTTCATGTcaggcgatgatgatgccgatgAGGACGCAGCCGTGTACAAGACAGGcggcgacgacgacaacatcctcttcttccaggctccttcttggaaCAAAATGACCATTGTCTTGCGTGATAGTGGTGTTCTCAAGTTCGTCAAGTATATTAGCAAGAGTGCCAAGGGCGATCGATGGGATATCTCTGGTGCttttgaggttgaagaggaagatgacgacgatgatgaggaagatggagatggtgacgacgaggaggaatTCCAAGGCTTTTCGCCGTAATTGAAGACGATACAAAGATTTAAGTATATCTTGCAACGATAGATACCATGACATAAAAGCACGGCAATGATTTAAAGTCTGTTTGAATAATGATAAATTTCTATTGCCTTCTTTCTTAAATTGATATGTGAGAGTCAATAAGACTCAACCATGGTATCGCTAAAGCCAACTCCCTATATACCCATAATTACAATATGTACATTTAGATTTGTGAATGGTTTTAATGCCCCGGGTTGCCATCAACCCATCCGTCGTTCTTTCATAATTCCAGAGCCGGTTCTAATTTGTCGTTAAAGAGGCTGGCCACTTCTGCCTGTAGTAGCTCTGTGACACCCTGAGCCTCTTGGGTTCTGCCCGACTGAGATAAGTGATTAACAGTGTCGTGCCCCAGGAAGGCAAGCCACGAGACAGTGCTCAATTTGGCCGGCTTGGCCTTCTTAGGCCCAATAGAGGTAACCAACCTTCTAAGCGTCTCCTTAtctttgaagaagttcagCGCAGGAAGATGATCAGGGTGTGTTGGGTGATAAAGGTGAAGATGGGCTCGTTCCAGGAGTAAGGGCTGGGATAGACGATCGGCCGTAGCGATATGGGCATCGAAGAGCTCTTCGGATGGCGCGGGTCGACTGTAAGACTCGACGGTGGAGAACCATGATACAGAGCGCCACGAGGAAACCAGAAGTTCCGAGAGTAAGGGGCTGGTCTTAAACAATTGCTGCGCTTGTAACATGGTTGAGATGCCTGAATCAAGGTTGCCATACTGAGGCTGACACTTTGTCTTGACGAGTTCTCCGAGTAAATACGATGCTCTCTTGAGACGCTTTTCCTTGGGGATATCTCTAGAGCTGCCGTTGACTGTTCGCACAAGCCATTCCCAAGCAACTTCCTCCATTCCCTCTGCCACTAAGAAAGGGGCCAGTGTCCGAATAAAAGTCTGGTTGTCCATAAACCGCAGGTCTTGCTCGGCGCCGCAAGATCGAAGCCATCTGATAACACGGCCCGATACTCCTGATGTAGCGAGACCTGCAAGACCAACTTCTTGTGCTTGAAGTTGCTTCGCTTTGGCGTGCATGCAACCGATCGCAGCCTTTGGTGTCATCAGTCCTCGGGCTACGGCATGGTCGAAAACTTCTATAGGATCACGGGCTGGTGCTGCCAAAGTCGGCGGTGCCAGACTCGTGGGAAATGTTGATGCGACATCTTTATTGTAGCTGAATAACGGGTTGGCTAGAATATCCTTTAAATGGAGGTTTGCAGCCGACAGTCGGCCATGATTTGTTGGATCGACAGATTTCGCAGCAGGCTGAGCCGGGCTATTGGAGCTCTCTCCATATTCGCGATCGAGCTGCTTTCGAAAGGATGTCTTGAGAccgtcaagaagcttctgaGACTGTTGTTTCGACAAGGGTAGGGGTTCGTGATAGGATGCGAAGAGATTCTTGAGCGACTGAACCGACTTGGTGGTGAACATGATTGGCAAAAGGGCAATTGATGAGCTGAGTGGACAGAGatgtcaacaacagcaagccCTGCCCTAGATGAAGCCGATACTGTAGATGACGGTTCAACAGATCGTCACGTATGTCGCAAAAGGCGGGGTTATGGATGATGTGTTTGGGTCATGCGTCCTCTCGTTGAACCTGGCTGGCATGATGCCATCGCCGAACGAGTCAAGCCACAAAGCGGGACTTTGAAGGTCATGTGATGGAAGGTATTGCGCCTTGGGTGGCGTAGCATAACAACCTCTCCAAACCTGACGGAACTCATTTTAAAGATTTATTGGTCTTGGCTAAGCATTGTCAATCAGACAGGCTATACTATCACACACCTTGCGGATATGACAGCCCCTATTGGAGGTGAGTGAATGAATCGAACGTGAATATCAATTGAGTGTTATCCAAAGCAAGGAGAAAGCTTGGGTGGATCCAAATTGCGCTAAGGGTGGTAAAGGTTGCAGCAACCCCCTGGCTTGGATTAATGGCCTGTCCACTGGTGTATCACGACTTCGATTGAGATCTagcctcttcttttctcacgCTTGACAGACACTTGAGAAAGTACTGGTACATCGATCTTCAAAGGGTACCTGACAGCAGCCAACCAGCCTCACACAACCATGAGCGTGAGCGCTGACAGCCGAACTTTCAGGTGCCGCAttctcaaacaagcaaagacGCTGTATTGACAAGAAAACGCCCGAGTGTAACCACCAATTGCGTCTCAATAAGACTCAAACACAGCAGATAAAAGAGCGGTGATGAGAGCGTCCATGTAGACATGCATTGGATTGCATAGACTATTGTCGAGCACTTGTCTGGCTCTCCGCATGAAGCACTTGATAGGCACGTACGTCCCTGTCCCTGGAGTGCGAATGTGACGtccttctccaacatccaagtccaagtccgATTCTTTGTTACGTGCTCGTGTGGGCTACTCGCAGGGGCCCGAACGCGGCGAGCTTCATGATCCTTGGTTGGATTTGGGGCTAAGCGACGAGAGGAAGGCCaagtctctctctctttctgtctgtctgtctctGTCTGATGGTTTAGGTACCGAGTAGCACGAGAACGGCTAGGGACAGAAGACGTGAATCATGTAGCTGTACTTGCGGCCATGCCGTTGAGGGTATGGACGCCACCTGGCAAACTGTCTCCAATGTTTAGGGCGATCTGCTTCCGGCCAGGGCAAAGTGTCGACGTCGGACGTTTGCAATTGGACGAACCAGTTTAGACAAACATCAAGTGCAGCTCGAGCCACTGTAACAGAGCTGGAAGATAGTGCAGTTGGAGGGTCTTTCAGGGGTCAAGAGACCTGGAGGAGAACATCAGAGGATACCTAGGCAGGCTGGGGTGCGGGCCAGCCACTAGAGGCAAAACCTTCGTaaccacctcctccactgccactgaTCAAATGCCCTGAAGGTCAACCTAAAGCCCACCTCAAGGTTCTTTGCTTCTGGGGAAAACCTCGTCTTATCCcgtctcctctcttctccctttGACTTAGCACCAAACCAAACCTTCCCACCTCTTGAACTCTTCTCCATCACCTGGCCTCTCTTTCCCATCGACGTCCTCATTTGTCGACCACGGATACTCAACCTGCCTGTTGCTCCTTCAGAGGACAGCTGACAGGTCTACCTTTTTTTCTACCATTGTTTTCCTCTCCACACTTTGAGCCTCCATAGCTCTCCTCCCGCACAACGTTGACCTCACGCACACGCACACACAACACATAATCAACCACAACCCATCTAATGTCCGAAGCGACTTCACGGACATCCGCCTCGCGCGGCAGAGGCTCTGGCCGCGGTGGTAGAGGAGGTTTCGCCGGTCGCGGCGGCCGACGAACCAATGGCGACAAGCCCGATCACAGCACTGCTGATTCCCAGGGTGCATTCGAAGACGAAGGCGATTTTGGCGAGCTTCGAAAGCAATATGGCAACAAGACTTCGGTGATCCGCGAGATGTTCCCCGACTGGTCTGAGGCCGATGTACTTTTTGCTCTCCAGGAGACTGACGGCGACGAGAACGAAGCCGTCACACGCATCGCTGAGGGTATGTCAGGCTTTTTATCCATTTAGATCTCAGTCCACCCTCGCGCTCAGGCTGCACACACGTGCAAGCCGTTGAGATAGTTGCGCCTTCATTACTCCCTTATCTGTAACCTTATACTCTTTAATTGTGCCACTGACACCTGCCCTTTTCTAGGTACTATTTCGCAATGGGGTGAAGTttcaaagcccaagaaggcctCTCGAGCTAAGGCTAAGGACCAAGCTCCTACTCCTTCGAACGACGCGACGTCCGCTGGGCCCCGGGCTGCTCGCGGTGGCCGAGGTGCATCTGAAGGAGGTCGAGGCAGAGGCCGAGCAACTGAACGAGGAGGTCGTAGCACACGTGGCCGACCTGCCGCTGCTCCTACCAACGGCGCTGGACCTAAGGAGAACGCTGCCTTATCTATTCCCACAGAGGAGTCATCTGCCTGGGGCACTAAGGATCCCAAGGTGGGCACCTCAGAGGAAAAGGAACCCGTTGCTGAACAACCTGCCCCCTCCGCGACTGAGGCacccaagcctgctgctcCTGCAGTCAAGACCTGGGCAAGCATGTTGCGACAGTCTGCTCCTCCCAAGCCTGCGCCCAAGCCTAAGGAagctcctgctgctcctcagccAGCTGATGAGCCAGCTGAACTTGAGTCTCCCCCCGAACCTCTCGAACCCGAGCCCGAGGCTGTGCCCGAGCCTGAGCCCGAAACCGCCCCTACCCCCACCGACGAAACTGACGAGACCACACCCGTTGCCGATACCACCACTCCCGCCGAAGTTCCTCAAGTCAGTGTAGAGCCTGAGGTTGCTCTTCCTCCCTCTAAGGATGAGCTCACCGAATCAAATCTTGAACAGGTTGTTGACGAATCCCAACCGCCTCCAGAAGGCACTGTCGCAAGCACCGCTGCTGACTCTTGGGATCCTCGACAGAACCCTGCCAGTGTTAATGCTACACCCATCTCGGctgcccagcagcagcatcaagccCCTCCCAGCGGATTCGCCGCAACTGCCGCCAAGGCTACTGCTGAGCGAACTACCCGTGTTCCTagccaccaccaccagcgccgTGTCCTCGATCAGGAGGAAGCTGTTCGTATGCCTGGAAACCGTGAGGTTGACCGTGCTGCCGTTCAGTTCGGAGCTTTCAGCTTGAAcggagatgaagacattgATGGTGAGCGAGAGGAGCCTGAGACTCGAGCCCAGCCCCCAGCCGACTCACCTGTCACTCATCCTCGCACCTCGCTTCCTCCTACCACCCAAGCTGGCGTTCCCGACTCATTTGCTCAAAAGCCTGCTCCTGCGGTTGCTCCGATTGCGGCCCCTACTGGTATGACCTTATCTTTGAATTCGCCGTTTTGCTTGATTGCTGACCGTACCACAGTTCCTGCTGCTCAGTCccaggctcaggctcaggctcaggctcaggctcagatCCCTGGCCAAGCTCCCGCTTCAAGCGCTCAACAATATGGCCGCTTCGGTCAAGCTGGTGCCCAGGACCCCATGGCAGCCCAGAAGCCTTTGGATCCTTTCAACCAGCAGAGCACTCCCTCTTCTCAACCCCCCTTCGACAATTTCTCTTCCCAAACCTCTCAGGCACAGCAACCTGGCGCCGCTTTCAGCTCTGCACCTAACGACTATGCTTCCTACTACACCGCGAACCAACCCGACCGAAACCCCTACAACTACTACGGCCAGCAATTTGGCCAGCAAGGAGGACAGGGCCAGGAGGCCACTGCTTCTCAGCGACAGTATGGCGGCTATGGAGCTTCTCAGGCGGATAATCTTAGCCAGTATCCCCAGAGTGGTCTGCACAACCAGCCACGATTTGGTGGAAGTGCTGTGGATGCCCAGAACAGCGGCAACAGCACTCCCAACCCTACTACCCaggctcaacagcaacaggcCCAACAGCctgctcagcaacagcagcagcctgctcaGGGATCTCAGCCCCAGTCCCACGGCCAGCAGTATCCCGGTTATAACCATCCCTACTACAGCAATCCCTACTACCACCAATATTACTCTGGATATGGTCAGGGAGGATTCGGTCCATATGGGAAGGGCGGTATGTACGGCCAGCCCTACCAAATGTCTCCCAATGCGCCTTATGATCACAGCTCATCTCCCGCTGGATTCGGTCAGTCTTCTCTCCACCGTGACAGCGGTCTGGGAGCATCTGGCCTGGGTGACTACGGCCGTGTTGCTACTAGCCAGGCTGCCAGCCAGCCTGGCCTTGGTGCTAGCTCTTTCGGCAGTGTCCACGACTCCTTTGCCCGCGGTGCCACTTCGTTCCAGACTCAAGGCCAGTCGTTCAACAGCCCTGGTCAGCCTGGCAACGCTGTCGCTGATGACCTGAAGCCTCCCTTTGGCGATTCAAAGGCTGGATCTGGTCCTTCGCCTTCCCTCGGCGGAGCTCGCCCTGGATCAGCTACCAATGCCCCTGCTGCCCAGAGCGGTCTCCCACCGCCTCAGAACGTCGGTGGCTACGGCGGCTACCCTAGCCACCTCCAGGGCCACGGCCTTCACGGCAGCAACGCATATGGTATGGGCGGCAATGCCGGTGCCAACCAGCACGGAAACAGCCCTTATGGTTCCTACAACCAGGGCTTCGGTAGCGGTTACTATGGCAGTagccagcaacagcaacagcaacagcgcGGCTGGGGAAACAACTACCAGTAGGATGGGAGAGTCATGGCCGACGTAATGCCTCGTAAGAGAGTGTAAGATGCAGgcgaaagaagaggagagacGAAGCGAAGAGAGGATTGATGAACGATAATTAGGAGTCAGGGGTTATAACCAGCATGATGCATATGGTTCATCAGTGGAACCAGACGAATATTTTCTCTCACACCTCAATGTGTCTACGTGTacgattgtttcttttttcgaGAATCACCTTAAAAAGATCAGGGTGGCATATggcaaaacaaaacaaagaaaatggAATGGGACGGAATGGAAGGGCAAGGCGTATCGTATCGCCAtggtcttttttctttttcttttcaacTTTCACTCCCACTCTCATTCTCCCTGGTGCTTTTTGTTCAGGTCGAATCCAACAAACGAACGAGACTGCGTGCGtgtcattttctttttccctcGTTGGGAATTTGCTTGCTTCGATGAAACGTTTATTTTTTTGGGGTTGTTTTTCGAGGGAGAGGGCTCAACTGCAACGGCTGGATTATGTTTTTGTTCATTCACAGGCTTTGGGAGACTGGGTTGAACATGTTCGTTTAACGATGTGTATTCTTTCTGAGGACAAGGGGAAAAGGAAATACAAGGCGTGCACGGgaaggcaaggcaaggttAGGGCAAAGGATTGATTTGGCCAGGCATGAGATTGAGAAGTCCTTTTATACGGGCTTTGATCCAATGACATCAATGAAAATAAGAAAATCTTATTGGAGAGGAATTGTTGTGTCCATTAcgtgaagaagaagcatggtgACACTGATGTATGCAGTTGTAGATATGGATTGTCGGTGACAGATGGACAATGGAGCACGTAAGCTTTGGGGGCACAATATGCAGTCATTCTCGTTTACGTGCAGTGATGTATAGCATCAGGGCAATACATATGCGTGTGTTGCGTCAAGAGTCTACCGTGGGACAGTTGTATATTTCACGGTGACTGAATGTCTCATATGGCAGAGCTAGAGGTTAGAGGGAAAAGAGAAGACGTTGATGGGATAATCAGCCCTTTAGAAAAGCGTTAGACAATGTGTGAACTATTTAGGAACGATCCTCTCCGGCAATGAAACCCGGCTTTTGTGTATTATCTGATGGATGGGTGGGGTTCAAGATATTAGAGATCTACCATGCAACGCTGCTAATGCAGTCCTCTGGTGACGATTGAGAGAAGGAATTGGTATATATCTGTAGCTGCAACTGTTTTATTCATGTCTTGTTAAAGAGTAGAATGTTCTGTTGTTACAACAAGATTAAAAGCTAGCAGATATCCGAATACTCTCGTGTCATATCTCCAACAAGTTCGCCATTCTGGCTCGCCTAGACAAGTTAGACCATCTTTATCCCCCACAGTTTTAACTCTTACCCCAGTTGATTTGATTGATAATTTGTACTGGATTGGGGGCTCGAGCCGACCTTGGCTGTCGACGGTTAGGCCTGCAGGATGTAGCTACGGGTAATATATTAACCTCGACATTCCCCCATCATTCCCGTcgtttgttcttttttaCCATCATGAATTTGTGACTCGATTTCTCAATCAAGTCACCTTGCTTGGGATATTAGAGGATAATGACTGATCACGGGAATGAAAAGAGGCCAGACCTTGCAGTCGAGCCGGCCTCGCTTCAAACAGCTACTCTTGCTGTTAcaggagaggaaaagaacat
It contains:
- a CDS encoding ribulose-phosphate 3-epimerase, with the translated sequence MAPKTIIAPSILSADFAQLGHDCARTMKQGADWLHVDIMDGHFVPNITFGPPVVAAIRGHVDQPTEAHGRGTFDCHMMIAEPKKWVKEFKKAGCNLYCFHYEAAFSSAAENPEDQTDEKTNPKALIRYIHDQGLLAGIAIKPDTSVDVLWEILENSEEKERPDMVLVMTVYPGFGGQKFMASELPKVQALRAKYPELNIEVDGGIGPKTIDEAADAGANVIVAGSAVFGANDPSEVIAQLRQSVDARSAK